One bacterium DNA window includes the following coding sequences:
- a CDS encoding class I SAM-dependent methyltransferase, whose protein sequence is RGGKPTLADGADWHVLYEQAVQSPDADIEFFLARFRQHRDRDPLTLREDFCGTAYLAASWLEGGDDRRALGIDLDRPTLNWGRERHFSDPRVGNRMSFLCRDVCSVTKPKVELACALNFSFCVFKTRTELLGYFATVHAGLEDDGLFVTELYGGTEAIIEIEDERDVGDFTFVWEQEKFNPITNEVLCHIDFRFRDGSVMERAFTYDWRLWTLPEVRELLLEAGFSRVDVYWEETDEDGDGTGIHHLAVEEENQESWLVYIAAVK, encoded by the coding sequence CGCGGCGGCAAACCGACTCTTGCCGACGGGGCCGATTGGCATGTGCTCTATGAGCAAGCCGTCCAGTCGCCCGACGCGGATATAGAGTTCTTTCTGGCCAGGTTCCGCCAACACCGAGATCGCGACCCGCTCACCTTGCGCGAGGACTTCTGCGGCACCGCGTACCTGGCGGCAAGCTGGCTCGAGGGTGGCGACGACCGCCGAGCCCTCGGGATCGATCTCGATCGGCCGACCCTGAATTGGGGCCGCGAGCGTCACTTCTCGGACCCTCGAGTCGGAAACCGGATGTCGTTCCTGTGCCGGGACGTATGCTCCGTCACAAAACCCAAAGTCGAGCTCGCCTGCGCGCTCAATTTCAGTTTCTGCGTCTTCAAAACCCGCACCGAGCTGCTCGGGTATTTCGCCACGGTACATGCCGGCCTTGAAGACGACGGCCTGTTCGTGACCGAGCTCTATGGCGGCACCGAGGCCATCATCGAGATCGAGGACGAGCGCGACGTTGGCGACTTCACCTTTGTCTGGGAGCAGGAGAAGTTCAACCCGATCACCAACGAAGTGCTCTGCCATATTGACTTTCGGTTTCGAGACGGCTCGGTGATGGAGCGCGCGTTCACCTACGACTGGCGACTGTGGACCTTGCCGGAGGTCCGGGAGCTGCTTCTGGAGGCCGGCTTCTCACGAGTCGACGTCTACTGGGAAGAAACCGACGAAGACGGAGACGGTACCGGCATCCATCACCTGGCCGTCGAAGAAGAGAACCAGGAGAGCTGGTTGGTTTACATTGCCGCAGTGAAATAG